From Astatotilapia calliptera chromosome 19, fAstCal1.2, whole genome shotgun sequence, a single genomic window includes:
- the LOC113012139 gene encoding platelet-activating factor receptor-like produces the protein MNETIGNTDESTFLDSQFRYVFIPVFYIGFFILGFISNLYVLFVLRCLRQAKAMGEIRIYMTNLTIADLLFVCALPFWIDYYIREGDWVYGDVMCRVTGTFFFINTYGTILFLSAISINRYWAVTRPLDAASSDHRIRGIIVCVFIWAFVLAMSVPYLVSPGTNEHFKNNTKILRCFEGYQGETNYEKKKVAVTHFLIIGLFFGIFLLVVICNILIARVLISQRPPESEIRSSAALSKKSTASSTLKRPRGVKRRAIQMLWAVVGVFVLCFLPHHIVQGPWALAVLEIEDGFGHVKYSKTTRQLLNDAHQITLVLMGLNCILDPVVYYFATGKFRRFITAHIKKLAKGEGCSQMATTQISMDSRIPSQRLPSEH, from the coding sequence ATGAATGAAACTATAGGGAATACCGATGAATCCACTTTCCTGGACTCTCAGTTTCGTTATGTGTTCATCCCGGTTTTCTACATCGGCTTCTTCATCCTGGGCTTCATCTCTAACCTCTACGTACTGTTTGTCCTGCGCTGCCTTCGTCAAGCCAAGGCCATGGGAGAAATCCGTATCTACATGACCAACTTGACCATCGCTgatcttctgtttgtgtgtgctcttCCCTTTTGGATTGATTACTATATCCGTGAGGGAGACTGGGTTTATGGAGACGTCATGTGCCGGGTGACAGGCACCTTCTTTTTCATCAACACTTACGGCACCATCCTCTTCCTTTCAGCCATCAGCATCAACAGATACTGGGCGGTGACTCGGCCTCTAGACGCAGCCTCTTCGGACCACAGAATTCGTGGAATCATCGTCTGTGTTTTTATCTGGGCATTTGTTCTGGCGATGTCTGTCCCTTATCTGGTGAGTCCAGGGACCAacgagcactttaaaaacaacacgaAGATCCTTCGCTGCTTTGAGGGATACCAGGGTGAAACTAATtatgagaagaaaaaagtggCTGTCactcattttttaataattggaTTGTTCTTTGGTATCTTTTTGCTCGTTGTGATATGCAATATCCTTATTGCTCGAGTGTTAATTTCTCAAAGGCCTCCAGAATCAGAAATTCGGTCCTCAGCAGCTCTTTCTAAAAAGTCCACTGCATCCTCGACTTTAAAAAGGCCCAGAGGGGTGAAACGGAGGGCTATCCAGATGTTGTGGGCAGTGGTAGGAGTGTTTGTCCTGTGTTTCCTGCCACACCATATAGTTCAAGGCCCCTGGGCTCTGGCAGTGCTGGAGATCGAAGACGGCTTCGGCCACGTGAAGTACAGCAAGACCACTCGTCAGTTGCTGAACGACGCTCATCAGATCACACTGGTTCTTATGGGCCTCAACTGCATTTTGGATCCTGTAGTTTATTATTTTGCCACAGGGAAGTTTAGAAGGTTCATCACAGCCCACATTAAAAAATTAGCAAAGGGAGAGGGATGCTCTCAAATGGCCACCACACAGATTTCCATGGATAGCAGGATTCCAAGTCAGAGACTCCCAAGCGAGCACTAG